In Anaerolineales bacterium, the following proteins share a genomic window:
- a CDS encoding PaaI family thioesterase: MSAIPFQDQYLDARADCWGCGRNNNHGLHIKSHWEGDEAVAYFTPAEHFTGHKGVLNGGIIATLVDCHSIGLAMAHAHRQEGRAIGSLPLITYVTGSLQVDYLKPTPLDGAPLELRAAVTRVEGRKTYVHCRILAHGVETARAEVLGVRIAEPPELPRHES; the protein is encoded by the coding sequence ATGAGCGCAATTCCCTTCCAAGACCAATACCTGGATGCCCGCGCCGACTGCTGGGGCTGTGGGCGCAATAACAATCACGGTTTGCACATCAAGAGCCACTGGGAAGGCGATGAAGCCGTGGCGTACTTCACCCCGGCCGAGCACTTCACCGGGCACAAAGGGGTGCTCAACGGCGGCATCATCGCCACCCTGGTGGATTGCCACAGCATTGGCCTGGCGATGGCGCATGCCCACCGCCAGGAGGGCCGCGCCATCGGCAGCCTGCCACTGATCACCTACGTCACCGGCTCGCTGCAGGTGGATTACCTGAAGCCCACCCCGCTGGATGGCGCGCCGCTGGAGCTGCGCGCCGCCGTCACCCGGGTGGAGGGGCGCAAGACCTATGTACACTGCCGCATCCTGGCCCACGGGGTGGAAACCGCCCGCGCCGAGGTGTTGGGCGTGCGCATTGCCGAGCCACCGGAGCTGCCCCGCCATGAAAGTTAG
- a CDS encoding FHA domain-containing protein, which translates to MWTLTVRSPDSKPSEYLLKPGLNSIGRRQDNDILIADEAASRQHAEIQLNDEGNTITIRDLGSRNGTYINRRRITENFDFKLSANDVVRIGLYEILVTQLASDPQEEPAARGVQPFSRELLLESFDNHAVLLYEVIQQLNNILDVEMALKEVSRLLQVTLGADQCQVVLAQDFERLEALGIPRRIADTAIQQRSALLLPSQEPQTRSLLEEASRQLHLQTLLCVPVVSQEQTIALIYISKSRRGTRFFGQRDMQLAVAVGHLAALTIERVSLMERVREEQRIRQLLQRFVAPVEAEFLLRSYLRSGKLPTLAEQRLTILFVDIAGSIGLAERMGSQPFAQLLERYYQDVTDIIFQYNGLLDKYLGDGVMAVFGMGAKGQPELQAVHAAQEILRQLEARYRTPERYIDVGIGINTGNAVAGYVSTKERVELTVLGDAVNIAAGLQNLARPNRILLGPETAAAVAGQVTLKPLGELPIKERSHPVDAFEVTTH; encoded by the coding sequence ATGTGGACCCTTACCGTGCGCTCCCCCGACAGCAAGCCGAGCGAATATCTGCTCAAGCCCGGCCTCAACAGCATCGGCCGCCGCCAGGATAACGACATCCTGATCGCCGATGAAGCCGCCTCGCGCCAACATGCCGAGATCCAGCTCAACGACGAGGGCAACACCATCACCATTCGTGATCTGGGCAGCCGCAACGGCACCTACATCAACCGCCGCCGCATTACTGAGAATTTTGATTTCAAGCTCAGCGCCAACGATGTCGTGCGCATTGGCTTGTATGAAATTCTGGTGACCCAACTGGCCAGCGATCCGCAAGAGGAGCCGGCCGCGCGTGGCGTACAACCCTTCAGCCGTGAGCTGCTGCTCGAATCCTTTGATAACCATGCCGTGCTGCTTTACGAAGTGATCCAGCAGCTCAACAACATTCTCGATGTCGAGATGGCCCTCAAAGAAGTCAGCCGCCTGCTCCAAGTCACCCTGGGGGCCGATCAATGCCAGGTGGTGCTGGCGCAGGATTTCGAGCGCCTCGAGGCGCTGGGCATCCCGCGCCGCATCGCCGATACTGCCATCCAGCAGCGCAGCGCGCTGCTGCTGCCCAGCCAGGAACCGCAGACGCGCAGCCTGCTGGAAGAAGCCAGCCGCCAACTGCACTTGCAAACCCTGCTGTGTGTGCCCGTGGTGAGCCAGGAGCAAACCATCGCCCTGATCTATATCTCCAAGAGCCGCCGCGGCACGCGCTTCTTTGGCCAGCGCGATATGCAGTTGGCGGTGGCCGTGGGCCACCTGGCGGCGCTGACGATTGAGCGCGTCAGCCTGATGGAGCGCGTGCGCGAAGAGCAGCGCATCCGCCAGTTGCTGCAGCGCTTTGTGGCCCCGGTGGAGGCGGAATTCCTGCTGCGCAGTTACCTGCGCAGCGGCAAGCTGCCCACCCTGGCCGAGCAGCGCCTGACCATTCTGTTCGTCGATATCGCCGGCTCGATCGGGCTGGCCGAGCGTATGGGCAGCCAGCCTTTCGCCCAGTTGCTCGAACGTTACTACCAGGACGTAACCGACATCATCTTCCAATACAACGGCCTGCTGGATAAGTATCTGGGTGATGGCGTGATGGCGGTCTTCGGCATGGGGGCTAAAGGCCAGCCGGAGCTGCAGGCGGTGCACGCCGCGCAAGAGATCCTGCGCCAACTGGAAGCACGCTACCGCACGCCTGAGCGCTACATTGACGTCGGCATCGGCATCAACACCGGCAACGCGGTGGCCGGCTACGTCAGCACCAAGGAGCGCGTGGAGCTCACCGTGCTGGGCGATGCGGTCAACATCGCCGCCGGGTTGCAAAACCTGGCGCGCCCCAACCGCATCCTGTTGGGGCCGGAGACCGCCGCGGCGGTGGCCGGCCAGGTGACGCTCAAACCACTGGGCGAGCTGCCGATCAAAGAGCGCAGCCACCCGGTGGATGCCTTCGAAGTCACCACTCACTAA
- a CDS encoding ABC transporter permease — protein MNKTRFASSTGLLILPGVLLTLLLGLPVLALVLQGATSEVLARLGQAQALSALRLSLSTSVLSTGLAIFTGTPLAFALARWRFRGKALIELVIDLPIVLPPSVAGLALLLAFGRRGLLGSQLLGWGLSLPFTTLAVVLAQLFVAAPLFVRSARLGFLNVDKQLEESAITEGASNWQLFRYVMVPTAGTSLISGALLCLARCLGEFGATLLFAGNLMGRTQTMPLAIYVGLESDRGVAIALALILLLVSALLLALLRTLERNWSLG, from the coding sequence ATGAACAAAACCCGCTTCGCGTCTTCCACCGGGCTGCTGATTCTGCCCGGAGTGCTGCTCACCCTGCTGCTGGGGCTGCCTGTACTGGCGCTGGTGCTGCAAGGCGCCACCAGCGAGGTGCTGGCGCGCCTTGGCCAGGCGCAGGCGCTGAGCGCCCTGCGCCTGAGCCTGAGCACCAGCGTGCTCAGCACTGGCCTGGCGATCTTCACCGGCACGCCGCTGGCCTTCGCCCTGGCGCGCTGGCGCTTTCGCGGCAAGGCGCTGATCGAGCTGGTCATCGACCTGCCGATCGTGCTGCCGCCCTCGGTGGCTGGGTTGGCGCTGCTGCTGGCCTTTGGCCGGCGCGGCCTGCTGGGCAGCCAACTGCTGGGCTGGGGGCTCAGCCTGCCCTTCACCACCCTGGCGGTGGTGCTGGCGCAGTTGTTCGTGGCTGCGCCGCTGTTCGTGCGCTCGGCGCGCCTGGGCTTTCTCAATGTCGATAAACAGCTCGAGGAATCGGCGATCACCGAAGGCGCCAGCAACTGGCAGCTCTTTCGCTATGTGATGGTGCCCACCGCCGGCACCAGCCTGATCAGCGGCGCGTTGCTGTGCCTGGCGCGCTGCCTGGGGGAGTTTGGCGCCACGCTGCTGTTTGCCGGCAACCTGATGGGCCGCACCCAAACCATGCCGCTGGCGATCTACGTCGGCCTGGAGAGCGACCGTGGCGTAGCGATTGCGCTGGCTTTGATCCTGCTGCTGGTCTCGGCGCTGCTGCTGGCGCTGCTACGCACCCTCGAGCGTAACTGGAGCCTGGGCTGA